A stretch of DNA from Rathayibacter sp. VKM Ac-2762:
AGCGCCGTCCGGCCGCGCGTCCGCTGCTCCTGGTCGGAGCGGCCGTCGCCGCGACGACCCTCTCCGATCCGCTCCTCCTCGTGCAGTTCGTCGGCCCACTGCTGGTGGTCCTCGTCGTGCTGCTGGTGCTCGCTCTCGCTGCTCCCCGAGCGGTGCTGATCGTCGCGGGAACGGTCCTCGGGGCCGCCGCGCTCGGAGCCGCGCTGCGGGTCCCGCTCGGCTTCCTGATCGGGACCGACGCCGGCGGGTACCTCCGGCTGCCGCTCGCCGGGACGGCCCTGGACGACCTGATCGTGCAGTTCCTGGTGCTGAAGGCGCCGCTGATCGGCAAGCTCGAGGTGGCGCTGCTGGGTCTGCTGCTGCTGGCGGCCCTCGCCGTCGTCATGGCCGGTGTCGCCCGACTGGCGCGGGGAGCCGCCCTCGATGAGGCGGCCCGTGCGCGCTTCGCGGTGTGCGCGTTCCTGCCGGCGCAGACGGCGGTGCTCCTGGTGGTGCAGGTCTTCACCGGCAGCTCGGTCAGCCGCTACCTGATGCCGATCCCGGTGACCGCGACCGTGGTCGTGATCGCCCTGATCGGCGCCGCGGCGGCGCACCGGCGTGCTGCGGGCGCGCGGCTGGCGCCGGTCGTCCGCGTCGTCGCTCCGCTGGCCGCCGCAGGCCTCGTCGTCGCCGCCGTGCCGGCCACAACGGCGGTCGCCTCCGCGGCGGCCGAGGCGCGATCGGACCCGGACGCCGATTGCCTGGAGCGCTGGATCGACGGCCGCGAGCTCGCGGGCGTCGGCTCGTTCTGGTCGACGCGGCCGCTGGACCTCTACGGGCCGGCCTCGCTGCACGTCCAGCAGGTCAACTTCGACTTCACGGTGCAGCTGTGGATGAACAACCTGAGCGACTACCGCGACCGGCAGTACAGCTTCGTCCTGGCCGACCGCTCGCCCGACTGGGCGGGGCTCGCGCGCGGGACGCTCGGCGCTCCCTCCGATATCGTCGCCTGCGGGGGGTTCGACATCTACGACTACGCGGGCACCGACGGCGAGACCGAGCTGAACCGGATCGTCCAGACCAGCGTGGAGGAGCAGCGCCGTGAGCGCGGCTACTGACGTGCGCGGCCCGCGGACGGCGAGTCGGCGGCGCCGGACGCTCGTCGAGCTCGGATGGGCCCTCGTCGCCGCCCTCGTCTCGGTCGTCGCCGCCGTGCTCGCGCTCGGGATCGGGCCGCAGGACCTGACGGCCCGCTGGACCGTGGGCGGCGACGACCAGATCCTGCACTACACGCTCTTCACCAGCGCCACGCAGGCGTTCCCGTTCGACGGCAACGCGGCGCTCGGCTTCCCCGACGGGTTCAACGCCTTCTTCAGCGCGCAGTTCGACGTCGCCTCCGCCCTCGCCGTGTCGGTCCTGGCCCTCGTGGTGCGCGACGGGACGACGCTCCTGAACGTCTTCTACCTGGGCACGTTCGCGACGGTCGCCGTCACCGGCTACGTGTTCTTCCGCACCCTCCGCACGCGGCCCTGGGTCGCGGCGTTCTCCGCGGTCCTGCTGTCGCTGCTGCCGTACCACTTCCTCCGGATCGGATTCGGCCACGCGTTCCTCGCCAACTACTGGGCGATCCCGCTCCTGGGCGTGATGGTGCTGATGGTCGCCGGACCGCGCACCGATCCTCTCCGAGCCTGGGCCGAGCGGGGCGCGACGCGGAGGAGCCGCGTACTGCGCTCCGTCGTCCCGGGAGTCGTGCTCGGGCTCCTGGTGGCGAGCACGGGCGGCTACTACTACGTCTTCGCGGTCCTGGTCCTCGGAGCGACCTGGGCGGTGAGCACGGCCGCCGGGCTCCTCTCCCGCGAGCGGCTGCGCGTGCTCGCGGTCTCGTCGGTGCCGATCCTCGCGCTCGGCGTGTTCGTCGGGCTCTCGCTGCTGCTGCTCTCGCTCGACTTCGGGGAGCGCTACAGCCCGTACTTCACGTCGCGGACCGTGGGGGAGTCGGAGGCCTACGCCGGCAAGCTGGTGCTGCTGGGCCTGCCCTGGTCGGGGACCGGGCTGCCGCAGGGGTACGGCCTGCTGAACACCTACGCGGGCCAGTCCGGCGTGGCGCCGACGACGGAGCCGCCCGGGTTCTCGATCCTCGCCAGCGTCGCGCTCCTGATCACGCTCGTGGCGCTCCCGATCACCGCGCTCGGCGGCGGACGGGCGCTCCGTGCGACCGCGGTCGGCCGGTTCTTCTCGGACGCCCGCGTGCGCGTCCTCGCCGTGGCGACACTGGCCGCGCTCCTCTTCTACACGGTGACGGGCCTGGGCGTCGTGGTCTCGCTGGTGGCGGGGCCGACGATCCGTGCGTGGGCGCGGATGTCGATCGTCATCGCGGTCCTCGTCCTCGGCGTGCTCGCGCTCCTGCTCGATCGGATCACGGCCCGTGGCGGTGTCCGGATCCTCGTGGCGGCGCTGCTCGCCGCCGTCGCCGTGGTCGATCAGCTGGCCGGAGTATCGGCCGCGGTGCCGATCGCTCCGACCGACGACTCCGAGATGCGCTCGTTCGTGTCGGAGGCCGACGCGCAGCTGGACGACGGCTGCGGAGTGGTGGAGCTCCCCCTGAAGAGCTTCCCCGACAGCGGGCGGATCGGAGCGCTCTCCGACTACGACGAGGCGCTGCCCTACCTCGCGACCGAGGAGGGACGCCTCCGCTGGAGCTACGGGGCGGTGGAGGGCACCTACGGCTGGGACGTCTGGGGCGACGTCGACGACCCCGCGGAGTTCGCCGACGCCGTGGCGGGCAGCGGCGCCTGCGCCGTCTACGTGGACACAGCCGGCTACACCGACGACCCCGACGGCTGGCGGGCCTACGTCGAGGCGGCGACGGGGGACGTCGAGCCCGAGGTCGCCTCCGCCTCCGGGCGCTGGCTGCTGTTCACGACCCGGCGCTGATCAGCGGTCGTCGAAGGCCAGCTCGAGCAGGCGCCGGGCGGTGCGGTCCCACCCCGGGATGGGCTCCGGTGCGAGTCGCCGGGGACGGCGCAGCGCCTCTCCGATCGCGGCCGACCACCCGGTGCGGTCCGCCGGGTCGATGAAGACGGCGGCGGACTCCCGCCCGGCGAGCGCGTCGCGGAGGCCGGGGATGTCTGCCGCGAGCACCGGAGTGCCGCAGGCGACGGCCTCGAGGGCGGGCAGGCCGAAGCCCTCGTGCCAGGAGGGCATGGCGACGGCGTCGGCGCCCGTGAGCAGGGCCGGCAGATCCTCGTCGGCGACGTAGGAGGAGGCGAAGCGCACGTCGGCTCCTGCGGCGACCGCGCGGGCGACGGCGGAGTGGACGTCCTTGTTGTCCCAGCCGTCCCCGCCGACCAGGAGCAGGGTGTGGTTCTCCGGCCGCTCGGCCTGCCGGTACGCGTCCACCAGGGTGACGAGGTTCTTGCGGCGCTCGATCGATCCGACGAAGAGCAGGTAGGACCCGAGCCCGTGCTCCGCCCGGACCCGCGCCACCTCCTCCTCGCCGCGGGCATGGAAGAGGTCGGCGTCGATCGTGGTCGGCAGCACGCGGACGCGCGCCGGATCGACGCCCAGAGCGCTCTCGACCTCGGCCGCGGAGGACGGGGTGCCGGTCAGGACCAGGTCGCTGCGCCGGATCCACCGGGGCACGGACCGCGACAGCAGCTCTCGGCGCTCGCGCGGAACGAGCTCGGGCATCACCGCGAAGCAGACGTCGTGCACGAAGGTGATCGAGCGGGAGCGGGCGAGCGGCCAGCTCCGGAAGTTCGGGAAGAAGTAGGCGCCGCGGCCGAGCAGGAGGTCGATCCCCGGCGCGGGCACTCGGGTCAGTGCGCTCCACACCGGCCGGGGCAGCGGCACCGGTCGGACGCGCAGCGTACGGAAGCCGAAGCGCCCGAGCGAGCCCGCCTCGCTCGCCGGCACGACGAGGAGCACCTCGACGTCTGCGGCGGTCGCATCGGTGTCCAGCGCGTGCAGCAGGCCGAGCAGGACGCGGCCGACCCCGGTCAGGCGCGGCGCCGCGAGGGCGGTCGCGTCGACCAGGAGGCGGCGGCGCCGCGCGGTCACGGCCTGCTGAGGCGGACGGTGGAGTCGATGTCGACGACGCCGTCGTGCACGGAGGCCCGCTCGACCGTGAAGGTCGCGGCGACCGGGATCCGCATGGTCTCGCCCTGCGAGAAGGTGGCCGAGGAGGCGTGCACGGCGTAGTTGCCGGCGCCGAGGTGCAGGTCGGGGAGGGTGAACGTGACCGTCATCTCTCCGTCGACCGCGCTCAGCGGCGTGCCGATGCGCTCGGTGTTCGTCCCGAAGACGCGCTGGCCGAGGGGGGTGTCGATGCCCATGCCGATGTTCCAGTCGTCGACCGGGCGGCTGGTGCGCACCGTGACGTCGAACTCGAGGGTCTCGCCGCTGCGGACGACCGTGCCGCCGTGCTCGATCGATCCGCCGCGCAGTCGGCAGCCCAGGATCTCGATGAGCTGGGGGGCGGGCTCGTCCGCGGCCTCGGCGGCCTCGGCCTCGCGCTCCTGGCGGGCGGCCCGACGGTCCTCGAAGCTCTCGCGGAGGACCTGGAGTCCCTCGGAGGTCTCGCCGTCGAAGACGACGGTGCCCTTCTCGAGGACGATGGTGCGGTCGCAGAGCTCGCCGACCTGCTCGAGCGAGTGGGTGACCAGCACGATGGTCTTCCCCGCGCGCTGGAAGGCGCGGATGCGGTCCATGCACTTGCGCTGGAACGGCTCGTCGCCGACGGCGAGCACCTCGTCGACCAGCAGCAGGTCGGGATCGGTGTGGATCGCGATAGCGAAGGCGAGCCGCACGTACATGCCCGACGAGTAGAACTTGACCTGGGTGTCGATGAACTCGGCGATCTCGGAGAAGTCGACGATCGAGTCGAACTTGCTGTCCAGCTCGCTGCGCGAGAGTCCGAGGATCGCGCCGTTGAGGTAGACGTTCTCGCGCCCGGTGAGGTCGGGGTGGAAGCCCGCTCCAAGCTCGAGGAGCGCGGCGAGGCGTCCGCGGCGCTCCACGGTGCCGGTCGTCGGCTGCACGATGCCGCCGATGAGCTTGAGGAGCGTGCTCTTGCCCGATCCGTTCGCGCCGATGAGGCCGACGGTCGAGCCCAGTGGGATCTCGAGGTCGACGTCGCGGAGTGCCCAGAACTCGTCGCGGTGCTTGCGCCCGCGGCCGAAGTTGACGATCCGCTCCTTGAACGACTTGTCCTTGCGGATGACGAAGCGCTTGGAGGCGTTGCGCACCCGGACGACGGTCGGGGTGCCGGAGGAGGCGGGCACGGACTCCTGCTTGCTGGTGAGGGTCACGATCAGATCTCCTGGGCGAAGTTGCCCTCGAGGCGGCGGAAGATCCGGTGGCCGATCCACACGAACACCAGCCCGACGACGAGGACGATGAGAAGGCGCAGCTCCATGTCCGGCGGCCACACCTGGGGGGCGATCTCGTTGCCGTCGATGATGCTGACGCGCGAGCCGTCTCCCCAGATCGCGCGCTGGAAGGCGAGGATCGCGTTCGAGATCGGGTTGATCAAGTAGAGCTGCTCGGCCCAGCCGTGGCCCGCTCCGGTGGAGGCGGCGACGACGAAGTTCCACGCGTAGACGATGGGGGAGAGCCAGAAGAAGATCTGCAGCCCGACCTCGACGAGGAACTGGACGTCGCGGAGGTAGACGTTGAGGGCCGAGAGGGCCA
This window harbors:
- a CDS encoding ABC transporter ATP-binding protein; protein product: MTLTSKQESVPASSGTPTVVRVRNASKRFVIRKDKSFKERIVNFGRGRKHRDEFWALRDVDLEIPLGSTVGLIGANGSGKSTLLKLIGGIVQPTTGTVERRGRLAALLELGAGFHPDLTGRENVYLNGAILGLSRSELDSKFDSIVDFSEIAEFIDTQVKFYSSGMYVRLAFAIAIHTDPDLLLVDEVLAVGDEPFQRKCMDRIRAFQRAGKTIVLVTHSLEQVGELCDRTIVLEKGTVVFDGETSEGLQVLRESFEDRRAARQEREAEAAEAADEPAPQLIEILGCRLRGGSIEHGGTVVRSGETLEFDVTVRTSRPVDDWNIGMGIDTPLGQRVFGTNTERIGTPLSAVDGEMTVTFTLPDLHLGAGNYAVHASSATFSQGETMRIPVAATFTVERASVHDGVVDIDSTVRLSRP
- a CDS encoding glycosyltransferase family 1 protein, yielding MTARRRRLLVDATALAAPRLTGVGRVLLGLLHALDTDATAADVEVLLVVPASEAGSLGRFGFRTLRVRPVPLPRPVWSALTRVPAPGIDLLLGRGAYFFPNFRSWPLARSRSITFVHDVCFAVMPELVPRERRELLSRSVPRWIRRSDLVLTGTPSSAAEVESALGVDPARVRVLPTTIDADLFHARGEEEVARVRAEHGLGSYLLFVGSIERRKNLVTLVDAYRQAERPENHTLLLVGGDGWDNKDVHSAVARAVAAGADVRFASSYVADEDLPALLTGADAVAMPSWHEGFGLPALEAVACGTPVLAADIPGLRDALAGRESAAVFIDPADRTGWSAAIGEALRRPRRLAPEPIPGWDRTARRLLELAFDDR